The Clostridium sporogenes genome contains a region encoding:
- a CDS encoding sulfite exporter TauE/SafE family protein — MVKAIWFALIILAVWFGIILFKDFMKHKDNLENVSWGKTAIIGFIVNFFDVLGIGAFAPQTALLKLTKQTEDRLLPGTLNSANTIPVLIEAIIFIKIIEVDSITLISMLVAATVGAIIGAGIVSKLPEKMIQLTMGCALLVTAYFMLAGQMHWMPGGGDAIGLQGTKLIIAVVINFILGALMTAGIGLYAPCMALVFMLGMSPKVAFPIMMGSCAFLMPPASAKFVKEGAYNRKASVSMCLAGTVGVLIAAFLVKSLPMDILRWLVIAVVIYTATIMLKSAFKNKSKQVIA, encoded by the coding sequence ATGGTAAAAGCTATATGGTTTGCATTAATAATTTTAGCGGTGTGGTTTGGAATTATATTATTTAAAGATTTTATGAAACATAAAGATAATTTAGAAAATGTATCCTGGGGGAAAACAGCAATTATAGGTTTTATAGTTAACTTTTTTGACGTTTTAGGAATAGGTGCATTTGCACCCCAAACAGCATTACTAAAATTAACAAAACAAACAGAAGACAGATTATTACCTGGTACTTTAAATTCTGCCAATACAATTCCAGTTTTAATTGAGGCTATAATATTCATAAAAATTATAGAAGTAGATTCGATTACTTTAATATCTATGCTAGTTGCAGCAACTGTAGGAGCTATTATAGGAGCAGGTATAGTATCAAAGCTTCCAGAAAAAATGATTCAACTTACAATGGGATGTGCATTATTAGTGACAGCTTATTTTATGCTTGCAGGTCAAATGCATTGGATGCCAGGTGGTGGAGATGCTATAGGATTACAAGGTACAAAATTGATTATAGCAGTAGTAATAAACTTTATATTAGGAGCTCTAATGACAGCAGGTATAGGTTTATATGCACCATGTATGGCTCTAGTGTTTATGTTAGGAATGTCACCAAAGGTTGCTTTCCCAATAATGATGGGATCCTGTGCATTTTTAATGCCACCAGCATCAGCTAAATTTGTTAAAGAAGGTGCTTATAATAGAAAGGCTAGTGTGTCAATGTGTTTAGCAGGAACAGTTGGAGTTTTAATAGCTGCATTTTTAGTTAAATCCTTGCCAATGGATATATTACGTTGGTTAGTTATAGCAGTAGTAATATATACTGCAACAATAATGCTAAAATCAGCATTTAAAAACAAATCTAAACAAGTTATTGCCTAA
- the hypD gene encoding trans-4-hydroxy-L-proline dehydratase produces the protein MMTDRVKKLREESLKAVPRISMERTRIVTDVYKKYEGTVSIPVLRALVLKELMKRKELCIYDGELIVGERGEAAAATPTYPELCCHTVEDFDIMDKREKISFKTTDEDKKIQEELIIPFWERRSMRHKILEKMTPEWKACYEAGIFTEFMEQRGPGHTAGGDKYYKMGFLDIKEQIKEAVSKLDYLNDDEALDKKEQLDAMDIACDAIIIYGKRYSEYAAKLAQKETDPVRKKELMEIAEVCSWVPAHAPRTFREAIQMYWFVHLCVISELNPWDAFNPGRLDQHLYPFYKKEIEAGTLEREQARELLQCFWVKFNNQPAPPKVGITLKESGTYTDFANINSGGLKADGSDGVNDVSYLVLEVIDEMKLLQPSSNVQISKKTPQRFLKKACEVIREGWGQPSIFNADSVVQELVRAGKSIEDARCGGTSGCVEAGAFGKEAYILTGYFNLPKILEITLLNGVDSQTGKQLGIKTGDINTLKTYEDLLDAFRKQLKYFVDIKVNGNRVIERLYATLMPAPFLSVVTDDCIAKGKDYNAGGARYNTSYIQGVGIGTITDSLSAIKYQVFDEKNITIEELMEALKSNFEGHEDIYNLVKNKTPKYGNDDDYADEIMKEVFDAYYNEVNGRPNGRGGCYRIDMLPTTCHVYFGSVINATPDGRKAHLPVSEGISPSKGADVNGPTGVIKSAAKMDHLRTGGTLLNQKFVPSVVQGEEGIDNMANLVRAYFTMDGHHIQFNIVSKETLLEAQQNPDEYKDLIVRVAGYSDYFNNLDKVLQNEIIERTEQEF, from the coding sequence ATGATGACAGACAGAGTTAAAAAATTAAGGGAAGAAAGTTTAAAGGCTGTACCACGTATTTCTATGGAGAGAACTAGAATAGTTACTGATGTTTATAAAAAATATGAAGGAACAGTATCAATCCCAGTATTAAGAGCATTAGTTTTAAAGGAATTAATGAAAAGAAAAGAGCTTTGTATTTATGATGGAGAACTTATAGTAGGTGAGAGAGGGGAAGCTGCAGCAGCTACACCAACTTACCCAGAATTATGCTGTCATACAGTTGAAGACTTTGATATAATGGATAAACGTGAAAAAATATCATTTAAAACAACTGATGAAGATAAAAAAATACAAGAAGAATTAATTATTCCTTTCTGGGAAAGAAGATCTATGAGACATAAAATATTAGAAAAAATGACTCCAGAATGGAAAGCTTGTTATGAAGCAGGTATATTCACTGAATTTATGGAACAAAGAGGACCGGGCCATACTGCAGGTGGAGATAAATATTATAAAATGGGATTTTTAGATATTAAAGAACAAATAAAAGAAGCTGTAAGTAAATTAGATTATTTAAATGATGATGAAGCATTAGATAAAAAAGAACAATTAGATGCTATGGATATAGCTTGTGATGCTATAATAATTTATGGAAAACGTTATTCAGAATATGCAGCTAAATTAGCACAAAAAGAAACAGATCCAGTAAGAAAAAAAGAACTCATGGAGATAGCTGAAGTGTGTAGTTGGGTACCAGCTCATGCTCCAAGAACTTTTAGAGAAGCGATTCAAATGTATTGGTTTGTCCACTTATGTGTAATTTCTGAGTTGAATCCTTGGGATGCATTTAATCCTGGGAGATTAGATCAACATTTATATCCATTCTATAAAAAAGAAATAGAAGCAGGAACATTAGAGAGAGAACAGGCTAGAGAATTATTGCAATGTTTCTGGGTTAAATTTAATAACCAACCAGCACCACCAAAAGTTGGTATAACTTTAAAAGAAAGTGGAACATATACTGATTTTGCAAACATAAATAGTGGTGGACTTAAAGCTGATGGATCAGATGGTGTTAACGATGTAAGCTATCTAGTACTTGAAGTAATAGATGAAATGAAGCTATTACAACCAAGTTCTAATGTACAAATAAGTAAAAAAACCCCACAAAGATTTTTAAAGAAAGCTTGCGAAGTTATAAGAGAGGGATGGGGGCAACCATCAATATTTAATGCTGATTCAGTAGTTCAAGAACTAGTAAGAGCAGGAAAATCTATAGAAGATGCTAGATGTGGAGGAACTAGTGGTTGTGTTGAAGCTGGGGCTTTTGGTAAAGAAGCTTATATATTAACTGGATATTTTAATTTACCCAAAATATTAGAAATAACATTATTAAATGGTGTTGATTCTCAAACTGGTAAACAATTAGGTATAAAAACAGGAGATATAAATACATTAAAAACTTATGAGGATTTATTAGATGCATTTAGAAAACAACTTAAGTATTTTGTTGATATAAAAGTAAATGGTAATAGAGTTATAGAAAGATTATATGCAACATTGATGCCGGCACCATTCTTATCAGTTGTTACAGATGATTGTATAGCAAAAGGAAAGGATTATAATGCAGGAGGAGCAAGATATAATACTAGTTATATTCAAGGAGTTGGTATAGGAACAATTACAGACAGCTTATCAGCAATCAAATATCAAGTATTTGATGAAAAGAATATAACAATAGAAGAATTAATGGAAGCATTAAAATCTAATTTCGAAGGGCATGAAGATATATATAACTTAGTTAAAAATAAAACTCCTAAATATGGTAATGATGATGACTATGCAGATGAAATAATGAAAGAAGTATTTGATGCTTATTATAATGAGGTAAATGGAAGACCTAATGGGAGAGGAGGATGCTATAGAATAGATATGCTACCAACAACATGCCATGTTTACTTTGGATCAGTTATAAATGCTACTCCAGATGGAAGAAAAGCTCATCTTCCAGTATCAGAAGGTATTTCTCCATCAAAGGGAGCAGATGTAAATGGACCAACAGGTGTTATAAAGTCAGCAGCTAAAATGGATCATTTAAGAACTGGTGGTACTTTATTGAATCAAAAATTTGTTCCTTCAGTTGTTCAAGGTGAGGAAGGAATAGATAATATGGCTAATTTAGTAAGAGCTTATTTTACAATGGATGGACATCATATCCAATTTAATATTGTAAGTAAAGAAACATTATTAGAAGCTCAACAAAATCCAGATGAATATAAAGATTTAATAGTTCGTGTTGCTGGATATAGTGATTACTTTAATAACTTAGATAAAGTTTTACAAAATGAGATAATAGAGAGAACAGAACAAGAGTTTTAA
- a CDS encoding pyrimidine/purine nucleoside phosphorylase produces the protein MKVNEYFDGKVKSMSFVNKEGEATIGLMDVGEYEFSTCKKEFMTIVSGKMIVKLPGETIWKEFGKNDTFIVEANEKYNVKLAEQTAYICFYK, from the coding sequence ATGAAAGTAAATGAGTATTTTGATGGTAAGGTAAAATCTATGAGTTTTGTTAATAAAGAAGGAGAGGCTACTATAGGGTTAATGGATGTAGGCGAATATGAATTTTCTACATGTAAAAAGGAATTCATGACAATAGTTAGTGGAAAAATGATAGTTAAATTACCAGGAGAAACAATTTGGAAAGAATTTGGGAAAAATGACACATTTATAGTAGAGGCTAATGAAAAATATAATGTAAAACTTGCAGAACAAACAGCATATATATGTTTTTATAAATAA
- the proC gene encoding pyrroline-5-carboxylate reductase translates to MNKVIGFIGAGNMGQAMVGGIVNSKLVVPENIILSDLNEKALEAAKEKFGVGVTTDSNELAKEVDILVLSVKPNLYPMVIKGIKDSVKKDVIVVTIAAGKALEDTENMFGKRIKIVRVMPNTPALVGEGMAAICPNDLVSKEETEEVISIFESFGKAEIVGEKLMDAVTAVSGSSPAYVYMFIEAMADAAVLEGMPRDKAYKFAAQAVLGSAKMVLETGMHPGALKDMVCSPGGTTIEAVATLEKQGFRNAIIEAMRDCAIKSKEMSK, encoded by the coding sequence ATGAATAAGGTAATTGGTTTTATTGGTGCTGGAAATATGGGACAAGCAATGGTTGGAGGTATAGTTAATTCAAAATTAGTTGTCCCAGAAAACATTATATTATCAGATTTAAATGAAAAGGCATTAGAAGCTGCTAAAGAAAAATTTGGGGTTGGAGTGACAACAGATAGTAATGAATTAGCTAAAGAAGTAGATATATTAGTTTTATCTGTAAAACCAAATTTATACCCAATGGTTATAAAGGGGATAAAAGATAGCGTTAAAAAAGATGTTATAGTAGTTACTATTGCAGCAGGTAAAGCATTAGAAGATACAGAAAATATGTTTGGAAAAAGAATAAAAATAGTTAGAGTAATGCCAAATACTCCTGCATTAGTTGGAGAAGGAATGGCTGCTATATGTCCTAATGATTTAGTTTCTAAAGAGGAGACTGAAGAAGTTATAAGTATCTTTGAAAGTTTTGGAAAAGCTGAAATAGTAGGAGAAAAATTGATGGATGCAGTAACTGCAGTAAGTGGTTCATCCCCAGCTTATGTGTATATGTTTATAGAAGCTATGGCAGATGCAGCTGTATTAGAAGGTATGCCAAGAGATAAGGCATATAAATTTGCAGCACAAGCTGTATTAGGATCAGCAAAAATGGTTCTAGAAACAGGAATGCATCCAGGTGCATTAAAAGATATGGTTTGTTCACCAGGAGGAACTACAATTGAGGCAGTAGCAACTCTTGAAAAACAAGGTTTTAGAAATGCTATTATAGAAGCTATGAGAGATTGTGCAATAAAATCTAAAGAAATGTCTAAATAA